Proteins co-encoded in one Aquincola tertiaricarbonis genomic window:
- a CDS encoding DUF4145 domain-containing protein: protein MASSTTVDCPQCYVRVKAEIKSWIGDAEDDAYFLSECPSCKKPLFGRAFVYRDEHNNWEWNHAERLWPIPASTEVSAAIPEAARRDIKDAQKCLSRGIYSASAVLCGRALERLIKEKSGANMIGKGLAELKTKGIIDERLFAWAEALRKERNIGAHASDEDTTKENAQDIVDFTIAIFDYVYTLTEKYEKYIARKASA from the coding sequence ATGGCCAGTTCTACTACCGTCGATTGTCCCCAATGCTACGTTCGCGTCAAAGCGGAGATCAAAAGCTGGATAGGCGACGCTGAGGACGACGCGTACTTCCTATCCGAGTGCCCCAGTTGTAAGAAACCCCTGTTCGGCAGAGCCTTTGTCTATCGTGACGAGCACAACAACTGGGAGTGGAATCACGCTGAACGACTCTGGCCGATTCCCGCTTCGACGGAGGTGTCTGCTGCCATCCCTGAGGCCGCAAGACGGGACATCAAAGATGCGCAAAAATGTTTATCTCGCGGCATCTATTCTGCTTCAGCGGTACTTTGTGGTCGGGCATTGGAGCGATTGATTAAGGAGAAATCCGGCGCAAACATGATCGGCAAAGGTCTTGCAGAGCTAAAGACAAAAGGAATCATCGACGAGAGATTGTTCGCCTGGGCTGAAGCGCTGAGGAAGGAGAGAAACATTGGTGCACATGCTTCCGATGAAGATACCACGAAAGAAAACGCTCAGGACATTGTTGATTTCACCATCGCCATATTTGACTACGTGTACACCCTCACCGAGAAGTACGAGAAATACATTGCACGCAAAGCATCCGCATAG
- a CDS encoding IS110 family transposase, whose product MTIIATGIDLAKNVFAVHGVNATGVVQLREPKVARSKLQALIAALPPGVIGMEACSGAHHWARQFQAHGHTVRLMAPKLVTPYRMSGKRGKNDAADAAAICEAMQRPNMRFVPIKTEEQQAQLMVHRARQGFVTERTACINRIRGLLCEFGIVLPLKAEVVRRQAREHLEDLPGYANLVIGDLLSEVAHLDERIAQYDRHVHAMARQSTPAQQLMQLMGIGQATATALVAMVGNATEFSCGRQFAAWIGLVPGQYSSGGKARLGRITKAGDPYLRSLLVMGARAVLNAAKNKTDGISRWALAVEQRRGYWKAVVAIAAKNARLAWAVLTKGEAFKLAA is encoded by the coding sequence ATGACCATTATTGCCACGGGTATCGATCTGGCGAAGAACGTCTTTGCGGTGCACGGCGTGAACGCCACTGGGGTGGTGCAACTGCGTGAGCCGAAGGTGGCGCGCAGCAAGCTGCAAGCGCTGATCGCTGCACTGCCGCCGGGTGTCATCGGTATGGAGGCGTGCTCTGGAGCGCACCACTGGGCGCGGCAGTTTCAGGCGCACGGCCACACCGTGCGCCTGATGGCGCCGAAGCTGGTCACGCCCTACCGCATGAGCGGCAAGCGGGGCAAGAACGACGCGGCCGACGCGGCTGCGATCTGCGAGGCGATGCAGCGACCCAACATGCGCTTCGTTCCGATCAAGACCGAGGAGCAGCAGGCACAGCTGATGGTGCACCGCGCGCGGCAGGGCTTCGTCACCGAGCGCACGGCCTGCATCAACCGCATCCGCGGCCTGCTCTGTGAGTTCGGCATCGTGCTGCCGCTGAAGGCCGAGGTGGTGCGCCGCCAGGCCCGCGAGCACCTGGAGGACCTGCCCGGCTACGCCAACCTGGTCATCGGCGACTTGCTCAGCGAGGTGGCGCACCTGGACGAGCGCATTGCCCAGTACGACCGGCATGTGCACGCCATGGCCCGGCAGAGCACGCCCGCGCAGCAGTTGATGCAGTTGATGGGCATTGGCCAAGCCACGGCCACGGCGCTGGTGGCCATGGTGGGCAATGCCACGGAGTTCAGTTGCGGACGGCAGTTTGCGGCCTGGATCGGGCTGGTGCCGGGGCAGTACAGCTCCGGCGGCAAGGCGCGCCTGGGGCGCATCACCAAGGCCGGTGATCCGTACCTGCGCAGCTTGCTGGTGATGGGTGCTCGGGCAGTGCTCAACGCGGCGAAGAACAAGACCGACGGCATCAGCCGCTGGGCGCTGGCCGTCGAGCAGCGGCGCGGCTACTGGAAGGCGGTGGTGGCCATCGCCGCGAAGAACGCTCGCCTGGCCTGGGCGGTGCTGACCAAGGGCGAAGCCTTCAAGCTGGCGGCCTGA
- a CDS encoding DUF4304 domain-containing protein: protein MPRQFLYKPPIPQTEPWPPERSEPGLLSDEPARDVYRAACAHLGRALEPLGFKYLKSKQRCIARRSRFTNEVAFQSSHYNVSGRHVQLWMHATVASEELQAWRARCLPPELSSAHVAGGMVHLLGTRFAMVQWELADPQDREQTIQDAIQFIHSEVLPYFERFESVENLLAELATAAVPAFDLVPSVEFSCCFGGTAQAQATLDRFLRDRPDLQAAIAAESVSPSPAALSRPGGYAQQVVFLRHHYNLQ from the coding sequence ATGCCTCGTCAGTTTCTCTACAAGCCGCCCATTCCCCAGACGGAACCTTGGCCGCCGGAGCGGTCCGAGCCAGGGTTACTGAGTGACGAGCCTGCCAGAGACGTGTATCGAGCAGCATGCGCGCACCTCGGGCGAGCGCTTGAGCCTCTTGGCTTCAAGTACCTGAAGAGCAAACAACGCTGCATCGCAAGAAGGTCGCGATTCACAAATGAGGTGGCGTTTCAGTCAAGCCACTACAACGTCTCTGGCAGGCATGTGCAGCTTTGGATGCATGCCACGGTAGCCTCCGAAGAACTCCAAGCTTGGCGAGCTAGGTGCCTGCCGCCTGAGCTTTCGAGTGCACATGTCGCCGGCGGCATGGTCCACCTGCTCGGTACAAGGTTCGCGATGGTTCAATGGGAGTTGGCGGATCCACAAGACCGAGAACAGACGATCCAAGACGCCATTCAGTTCATCCACTCGGAAGTCTTGCCCTACTTCGAGAGATTCGAATCAGTCGAGAATCTTCTCGCCGAGCTTGCAACTGCAGCTGTTCCCGCATTCGACTTGGTACCCTCGGTGGAGTTCTCGTGTTGCTTCGGAGGCACTGCTCAGGCTCAAGCAACACTTGACCGATTCCTCCGCGATCGCCCGGATCTTCAAGCGGCAATCGCGGCAGAGTCGGTATCGCCATCCCCCGCTGCTTTGTCGCGTCCAGGGGGCTATGCGCAACAGGTTGTCTTTTTGCGCCATCACTACAACCTGCAGTGA
- a CDS encoding DUF1501 domain-containing protein, which yields MTTDRRSHRQAASPINAPRRRLLAAGLAAGAWPMLSLAATTTAARPDDPRFVFVILRGGMDGLSAVPAPGDPAFAAARGTLAEVPGSPALPLPGPLALHPALAQLHGLVLAGEVVVVHAAGLPYRERSHFDAQQVLESGGSRPYELTDGWLGRALRSSGVPGIGGLALGASVPLVLRGSEGVDSWAPSTLAEPPPDLLNRLQQLYGDDAALGQALQRARMLHGEPAAMTAGGGMAGGMTGGTTPPRATVALAQRAGEFLSQPSGPRVAVLDIGGWDTHAAQARILASQLSLLDDTLAALRQSLVAGGAWPHTVVVVATEFGRQVTINGTGGTDHGSGGAAFLLGGAVQGRPGGRVLADWPGLAETQRYEGRDLRITTDLRSVLRPLLAEHLKISTAALDRQVLPGSGGLARVQGELLRGGGGV from the coding sequence ATGACCACCGATCGCCGCAGCCACCGCCAGGCCGCCAGCCCCATCAACGCGCCGCGCCGCCGGCTGCTGGCCGCCGGCCTGGCGGCCGGTGCATGGCCCATGCTCAGCCTGGCCGCCACCACCACCGCGGCCCGCCCCGACGACCCGCGCTTTGTCTTCGTCATCCTGCGCGGCGGCATGGACGGCCTCTCGGCCGTGCCGGCGCCGGGCGACCCGGCCTTTGCCGCCGCCCGCGGCACGCTGGCCGAGGTGCCCGGCTCCCCCGCGCTGCCGCTGCCCGGCCCGCTGGCGCTGCACCCGGCGCTGGCCCAGCTGCACGGCCTGGTGCTGGCCGGTGAAGTGGTGGTGGTGCATGCGGCCGGCCTGCCCTACCGCGAGCGCTCGCACTTCGATGCGCAGCAGGTGCTGGAATCCGGCGGCAGCCGGCCTTATGAACTGACCGACGGCTGGCTGGGCCGCGCGCTGCGCAGCAGCGGCGTGCCCGGCATCGGCGGCCTGGCGCTGGGCGCCAGCGTGCCGCTGGTGCTGCGTGGCAGCGAGGGGGTGGACAGCTGGGCCCCTTCCACCCTGGCCGAACCCCCGCCCGACCTGCTGAACCGCCTGCAGCAGCTCTACGGCGACGACGCCGCCCTGGGCCAGGCCCTGCAGCGCGCCCGCATGCTGCACGGCGAGCCGGCCGCGATGACCGCGGGCGGCGGCATGGCCGGCGGCATGACCGGTGGAACCACACCCCCCCGCGCCACCGTGGCCCTGGCCCAGCGCGCCGGCGAGTTCCTCTCACAGCCCAGCGGCCCGCGGGTGGCAGTGCTGGATATCGGCGGCTGGGACACCCACGCCGCGCAAGCCCGCATCCTGGCCAGCCAATTGAGCCTGCTGGACGACACCCTGGCCGCTCTGCGCCAGTCCCTCGTGGCCGGCGGCGCCTGGCCCCACACCGTGGTGGTGGTGGCCACCGAATTCGGCCGTCAGGTGACCATCAACGGCACCGGCGGCACCGACCACGGCAGCGGCGGCGCCGCCTTCCTACTGGGTGGCGCCGTGCAAGGCCGCCCAGGCGGCCGAGTGCTGGCCGACTGGCCCGGCCTGGCCGAAACCCAACGCTACGAAGGCCGCGACCTGCGCATCACCACCGACCTGCGCAGCGTGCTGCGCCCCCTGCTGGCCGAGCACCTGAAGATCAGCACCGCCGCGCTGGACCGGCAGGTGCTGCCGGGGAGTGGGGGGTTGGCGAGGGTGCAGGGGGAGTTGTTGAGGGGTGGGGGTGGGGTGTGA
- a CDS encoding DUF1800 domain-containing protein: protein MQYPDAARRAAIAAHRFGLGEATLANVRPDPLAWLLAQVGPAEPQLDLPGKPALPSSAEAVALQAEVVRRRRMAREVDAAASAPAAAVSQGNAGPPQVSLIPSGGGPGPARPLGPSDQPLRDALQADQRARLATAVRSPRPFAERLAMFWSNHFTVSTGKASMRGLAGSFEREAIRPHIAGRFETMLVASTTHAAMLRYLDNESSAGPRSRLATRLAQRQARQPEDAALASRRVGLNENLAREVLELHTLGAVSARQGVYTQADVTAFAKVLTGWRVVTPPAPGNPAQADSAAAPQGAFVPTRFDPAWHEPGAQTLLGQAFDDADDGSSLLAVLQHLAQHPATARFVCGQLARHFVADDPPPALVDRMVQAWQRSSGDLPTVYQALLNSPEAWAPEPQKLKTPEELAISSLRLLGGADALWARQPDAAIGQMGQRLQAAPSPAGWPDQAADWLGPEAVWKRVKWATRLADRAARTTDARALAPASLGPWLTEPTRLQIQRAADGPQALALLLLSPEFQRR, encoded by the coding sequence ATGCAGTACCCCGACGCCGCCCGCCGCGCCGCCATCGCCGCCCACCGCTTCGGCCTGGGTGAAGCCACGCTGGCCAACGTCCGCCCCGATCCGCTGGCCTGGCTGCTGGCGCAAGTCGGGCCCGCCGAGCCCCAGCTCGACCTGCCCGGCAAACCCGCGCTGCCCAGCAGCGCCGAGGCGGTGGCGCTGCAGGCCGAAGTGGTGCGACGGCGGCGCATGGCGCGTGAGGTGGATGCGGCCGCTTCTGCCCCTGCGGCCGCTGTTTCCCAAGGAAACGCCGGGCCGCCCCAAGTTTCCTTGATCCCCTCGGGGGGCGGGCCGGGCCCAGCCCGACCCTTGGGGCCCTCAGATCAGCCGTTGCGTGACGCGCTGCAAGCCGACCAGCGTGCCCGCCTGGCCACCGCCGTGCGTAGCCCGCGGCCCTTTGCCGAGCGGCTGGCGATGTTCTGGAGCAACCACTTCACCGTGTCCACCGGCAAGGCCAGCATGCGCGGCCTGGCCGGCAGCTTCGAGCGCGAGGCCATCCGCCCGCACATTGCCGGCCGCTTCGAGACGATGCTGGTGGCCAGCACCACGCATGCAGCCATGCTGCGCTACCTGGACAACGAAAGCTCCGCCGGCCCCCGCTCCCGCCTGGCCACGCGGCTGGCGCAACGCCAGGCCCGCCAGCCAGAAGACGCCGCCCTGGCCAGCCGCCGCGTGGGCCTGAACGAGAACCTGGCGCGTGAGGTGCTGGAACTGCACACGCTGGGCGCCGTCTCGGCCCGCCAGGGCGTGTACACCCAGGCCGACGTCACCGCCTTCGCCAAGGTGCTCACCGGCTGGCGGGTGGTCACGCCGCCGGCACCGGGCAACCCTGCGCAAGCCGACAGCGCGGCAGCGCCGCAGGGCGCCTTCGTGCCCACCCGCTTCGACCCGGCCTGGCATGAGCCTGGCGCGCAAACACTGCTCGGCCAAGCCTTCGACGACGCCGACGACGGCAGCAGCCTGCTGGCCGTGCTGCAGCACCTGGCGCAGCACCCGGCCACCGCCCGCTTCGTCTGCGGGCAGCTGGCCCGCCACTTCGTGGCCGACGATCCGCCGCCGGCGCTGGTCGACCGCATGGTGCAGGCCTGGCAACGCAGCAGCGGCGACCTGCCCACCGTGTACCAGGCGCTGCTCAACAGCCCGGAGGCCTGGGCGCCCGAGCCGCAAAAGCTCAAGACGCCCGAAGAGCTGGCCATCAGCAGCCTGCGCCTGCTGGGCGGCGCCGATGCGCTGTGGGCCCGCCAGCCTGACGCCGCCATCGGCCAGATGGGCCAGCGGCTGCAGGCAGCGCCTTCGCCCGCCGGCTGGCCCGACCAGGCCGCCGACTGGCTGGGCCCCGAAGCCGTGTGGAAGCGCGTGAAATGGGCCACCCGCCTGGCCGACCGTGCCGCCCGCACCACCGACGCCCGGGCGCTGGCCCCGGCCAGCCTGGGCCCCTGGCTGACCGAGCCCACACGGCTGCAGATCCAGCGCGCCGCAGACGGGCCGCAGGCGCTGGCCCTGCTGCTGCTGTCGCCCGAGTTCCAGCGGCGCTGA
- a CDS encoding xanthine dehydrogenase family protein molybdopterin-binding subunit, which translates to MSAAAVETGRYGSGHIVRRIEDPALVTGRGRFTDDVAPAGQVHLAFARSTYAHARILSIDVEGALAQPGVLAVYTGADLVAAGVKPLPGGGFKRPDGSPGATAARHALAHEVVRFVGEAVAAVVADTREAARNAAAALWIDYEELPAVTDPVQAVSPGAPVLCEAAPDNIAAEMRHGDAAATAAAFAAAAHVVQVDIRNQRLAASPMEPRCTQAELDTATGRLTVRLSSQMPTGVRNGIAGLIPGRTPENVRVKVDDVGGGFGMKTGLYPEDVAVAHAALQLQRPVSWRAERLEEFLASTHGRDVLTHAELALDANGRALALRVRSLANVGAYATTAGLAIQLLIGPWVSTSIYDLQTIDLHYTGVMTHTAPTGAYRGAGRPEAIYLMERLMDAAARQLGMDPAELRRRNMIRPEQMPYRNPMGQTYDSGQFARILDQGLALADWQGFAARRAESQARGRLRGRGIATFLEWTGGNALEERVVVDVTADGYIELTSATQAMGQGIATSYAQLAVDVFGVPIDRIRVLQGDTDRANGFGSAGSRSLFTGGSAVRVASERTVDTARQLAAEALEAPAGDIEYREGRLSVAGTDLGIGLFELAGRQPTQRITVDVTNAVSAPSWPNGCHICEVEIDTATGQVAIVAYASVNDIGRVVSPAIVRGQIEGGAVQGIGQALLEQVVYDPGSGQLLTASFLDYAMPHADGFVGFKTQFDTSVPCLTNPLGVKGVGELGTIGATPAVVNAVIDALDAAGQGAAAERIQMPVTAERVWRALAGDYDPAPLADLPAA; encoded by the coding sequence ATGAGCGCCGCCGCCGTGGAAACCGGCCGCTACGGCAGCGGCCACATCGTGCGCCGCATCGAAGACCCGGCGCTGGTCACCGGCCGCGGCCGCTTCACCGACGACGTGGCGCCCGCCGGCCAGGTGCACCTGGCTTTCGCCCGCTCCACCTACGCCCATGCCCGCATCCTGTCGATCGACGTGGAAGGCGCACTGGCCCAGCCCGGCGTGCTGGCGGTGTACACCGGCGCCGACCTGGTGGCCGCCGGCGTCAAGCCGCTGCCCGGTGGCGGCTTCAAGCGGCCCGACGGCAGCCCCGGCGCCACCGCGGCGCGGCATGCGCTGGCGCATGAGGTGGTGCGCTTCGTCGGTGAGGCCGTGGCCGCCGTGGTGGCCGACACGCGCGAGGCTGCGCGCAACGCCGCCGCCGCGCTGTGGATCGACTACGAAGAGCTGCCCGCCGTCACCGACCCGGTGCAGGCGGTGAGCCCCGGCGCGCCCGTGCTGTGCGAAGCCGCGCCCGACAACATCGCGGCCGAGATGCGCCATGGCGACGCCGCGGCCACCGCCGCCGCCTTTGCCGCCGCGGCGCATGTGGTGCAGGTGGACATCCGCAACCAGCGCCTGGCCGCCAGCCCGATGGAGCCGCGCTGCACCCAGGCCGAGCTGGACACGGCCACCGGCCGCCTGACCGTGCGCCTGAGCAGCCAGATGCCCACCGGTGTGCGCAACGGCATCGCCGGCCTCATCCCTGGCCGCACGCCCGAGAACGTGCGGGTGAAGGTGGACGACGTGGGCGGCGGCTTCGGCATGAAAACCGGCCTGTACCCCGAAGACGTGGCCGTGGCCCATGCCGCGCTGCAACTGCAGCGGCCGGTGAGCTGGCGCGCCGAGCGGCTGGAAGAGTTTCTGGCTTCCACCCACGGCCGCGACGTGCTCACCCATGCCGAACTGGCGCTCGATGCCAACGGCCGCGCGCTGGCGCTGCGGGTGCGCTCGCTGGCCAACGTGGGCGCCTACGCCACCACGGCCGGCCTGGCCATCCAGTTGTTGATCGGGCCCTGGGTGTCTACCAGCATCTACGACCTGCAGACGATCGACCTGCACTACACCGGCGTGATGACGCACACCGCGCCCACCGGCGCCTACCGCGGCGCCGGCCGGCCCGAGGCCATCTACCTGATGGAACGGCTGATGGACGCGGCTGCGCGCCAACTGGGTATGGACCCGGCCGAGCTGCGCCGCCGCAACATGATCCGGCCCGAGCAGATGCCTTACCGCAACCCGATGGGCCAGACCTACGACAGCGGCCAGTTCGCGCGCATCCTCGACCAGGGCCTGGCCCTGGCCGACTGGCAAGGCTTTGCGGCCCGGCGCGCCGAGAGCCAGGCCCGGGGCCGGCTGCGCGGCCGCGGCATCGCCACCTTCCTGGAATGGACCGGCGGCAATGCGCTGGAAGAGCGCGTGGTGGTGGACGTGACGGCCGATGGATACATCGAGCTGACTTCGGCCACGCAGGCCATGGGCCAGGGCATTGCCACCAGCTATGCGCAGCTGGCGGTGGACGTGTTCGGCGTGCCGATCGACCGCATCCGCGTGCTGCAGGGCGACACCGACCGCGCCAACGGATTTGGCAGCGCGGGTTCGCGGTCCCTCTTCACCGGCGGCTCGGCGGTGCGGGTGGCTTCCGAGCGTACGGTGGACACGGCGCGCCAGCTGGCCGCCGAAGCGCTGGAAGCCCCGGCCGGCGACATCGAGTACCGCGAAGGCCGCCTGAGCGTGGCCGGCACCGACCTGGGCATTGGCCTCTTCGAGCTGGCCGGCCGCCAGCCCACGCAGCGCATCACCGTGGACGTGACCAACGCCGTCAGCGCCCCCAGCTGGCCCAACGGCTGCCACATCTGTGAGGTGGAGATCGATACCGCCACCGGCCAGGTGGCCATCGTGGCCTATGCCTCGGTCAACGACATCGGCCGCGTGGTCAGCCCCGCCATCGTGCGCGGGCAGATCGAAGGCGGCGCGGTGCAGGGCATCGGCCAGGCGCTGCTGGAACAGGTGGTGTACGACCCCGGCAGCGGCCAGCTGCTGACGGCCAGCTTCCTGGACTATGCGATGCCGCATGCCGATGGCTTCGTCGGCTTCAAGACGCAGTTCGACACCTCGGTGCCCTGCCTGACCAACCCGCTGGGCGTCAAAGGTGTGGGCGAGCTGGGCACCATCGGCGCCACGCCGGCCGTGGTCAATGCGGTGATCGATGCGCTGGACGCGGCCGGCCAGGGCGCCGCGGCCGAGCGCATCCAGATGCCGGTGACCGCCGAGCGCGTGTGGCGCGCGCTGGCCGGCGACTACGACCCGGCGCCGCTGGCCGACCTGCCGGCTGCGTAA
- a CDS encoding (2Fe-2S)-binding protein, whose translation MRQMPFIVNGRPVSVDAADHTLLVDLLRGPLGLTGTHIGCDTSQCGACTVLLDGAAVKSCTVLAAQAEGRAITTIEGLAAEGAPLHPVQEAFVVCHGLQCGFCTPGMVMTTVDLLSREPQPSAECIAHALEGNLCRCTGYVNIVESVQTAARAMAEGGAR comes from the coding sequence ATGCGACAGATGCCATTCATCGTCAATGGCCGGCCGGTGTCGGTCGATGCCGCCGACCACACCCTGCTGGTTGACCTGCTGCGCGGCCCGCTGGGCCTGACCGGCACCCACATCGGCTGCGACACCAGCCAGTGCGGCGCCTGCACCGTGCTGCTGGACGGCGCGGCGGTGAAAAGCTGCACCGTGCTGGCCGCGCAGGCCGAAGGCCGGGCCATCACCACCATCGAAGGCCTGGCGGCCGAAGGCGCGCCCCTGCACCCTGTGCAGGAGGCCTTCGTGGTATGCCACGGCCTGCAGTGCGGCTTCTGCACCCCCGGCATGGTGATGACCACCGTCGACCTGCTGTCCCGTGAGCCGCAGCCCAGCGCCGAATGCATCGCCCATGCGCTGGAAGGCAACCTGTGCCGCTGCACCGGCTACGTGAACATCGTCGAATCGGTGCAGACCGCCGCCCGCGCAATGGCCGAAGGGGGCGCACGATGA
- a CDS encoding TolC family outer membrane protein codes for MPYPCPRLRPGRLMLATLLALGASAAARAESLIELYNAARPYDATYLAARALADSNQFRAAQADALRLPSIGVGASHTNARTDWRTRDLELKSRTTVVGLSGRQTLFNRADSATIAQAQVLLDASAAELETAEQDLVVRVAQAYFDVLAAQDTLGTAQANKKAINEQLASAKRNFEVGTATITDTREAQARYDLATAQELAAENDLRTRRVVLDQLVGRANVQPNPLKQPVMLPDLAPTDAEAWVTSAWDTHPGVRRALAGLETARLETEKARAGHLPTVELTAQLGGQRQRGNAADLPGNSVPASVGVEMNLPLFAGFAIQNRVKETLALEERARNDLDAARRSVATATRTAFFQVQSGLAQARALEAAEASSKLALEATQLGYRVGVRVNLDVLNAQTQLFTTQRDLAFARYNVLLGTLRLKQAAGQLRADDLLAINTLLMP; via the coding sequence ATGCCCTACCCCTGCCCGCGGCTGCGACCCGGCCGGCTGATGCTGGCCACCTTGCTGGCCCTCGGCGCTTCGGCCGCGGCGCGCGCGGAATCGTTGATCGAGCTGTACAACGCCGCCCGCCCCTACGACGCCACCTACCTGGCCGCCCGCGCGCTGGCCGACAGCAACCAGTTCCGCGCCGCCCAGGCCGACGCGCTGCGGCTGCCCAGCATCGGCGTGGGTGCCAGCCACACCAATGCCCGCACCGACTGGCGCACCCGCGACCTGGAGCTGAAGTCGCGCACCACGGTGGTGGGGCTGAGCGGCCGCCAGACGCTGTTCAACCGCGCCGACAGCGCCACCATCGCCCAGGCGCAGGTGCTGCTGGACGCCAGCGCCGCCGAGCTGGAAACCGCCGAACAAGACCTGGTGGTGCGGGTGGCCCAGGCCTACTTCGACGTGCTGGCCGCACAGGACACGCTGGGCACCGCCCAGGCCAACAAGAAGGCCATCAACGAGCAGCTGGCCTCGGCCAAGCGCAACTTCGAGGTGGGCACCGCCACCATCACCGACACCCGCGAGGCCCAGGCCCGCTACGACCTGGCCACCGCCCAGGAACTGGCCGCCGAGAACGACCTGCGCACCCGCCGCGTGGTGCTCGACCAGTTGGTGGGCCGCGCCAACGTGCAGCCCAACCCGCTGAAGCAGCCGGTGATGCTGCCCGACCTGGCCCCCACCGACGCCGAGGCCTGGGTGACCAGCGCCTGGGACACCCACCCCGGCGTGCGGCGCGCGCTGGCCGGCCTGGAAACCGCCCGGCTCGAGACCGAGAAGGCCCGCGCCGGCCACCTGCCCACCGTGGAACTGACGGCCCAGCTGGGCGGCCAGCGCCAGCGCGGCAATGCCGCCGACCTGCCCGGCAACAGCGTGCCGGCCAGCGTGGGCGTGGAGATGAACCTGCCGCTGTTCGCCGGCTTCGCCATCCAGAACCGGGTCAAGGAAACCCTGGCCCTGGAAGAGCGCGCCCGCAACGACCTCGACGCCGCCCGCCGCAGCGTGGCCACCGCCACCCGCACGGCCTTCTTCCAGGTGCAGTCGGGCCTGGCGCAGGCGCGTGCGCTGGAAGCGGCCGAAGCCTCCAGCAAGCTGGCGCTGGAAGCCACGCAGCTGGGCTACCGGGTGGGCGTGCGCGTCAACCTCGACGTGCTGAATGCGCAGACGCAGCTGTTCACCACCCAGCGCGACCTGGCCTTTGCCCGCTACAACGTGCTGCTGGGCACGCTGCGGCTGAAGCAGGCCGCCGGCCAGTTGCGCGCCGATGACCTGCTGGCCATCAACACGCTGTTGATGCCCTGA
- a CDS encoding protein-L-isoaspartate O-methyltransferase family protein codes for MNIEQARFNMIEQQIRPWDVLDQDVLTLLTQVKREAFVPEAHRALAFVDTQVPLPGGQSMLEPKIEARLLQELEVTRDDRVLEVGAGSGYMAALLAARAQRVTTLETDATLAALARENLRRAGVVNAKVVEADGSKGLPGEAPFDVIVLSGSVAELPQALLDQLKEGGRLVAIVGQQPVMQAVLVTRTGASAFQRQVLFDTVAPRLNGFGEPTRFAF; via the coding sequence ATGAACATCGAACAAGCCCGCTTCAACATGATCGAGCAGCAGATCCGCCCCTGGGACGTGCTCGACCAGGACGTGCTGACCCTGCTGACCCAGGTCAAGCGCGAGGCGTTCGTGCCCGAGGCGCACCGCGCACTGGCCTTCGTCGACACCCAGGTGCCGCTGCCCGGCGGCCAGAGCATGCTGGAGCCCAAGATCGAGGCCCGCCTGCTGCAGGAGCTGGAAGTCACCCGCGACGACCGCGTGCTCGAAGTCGGTGCCGGCTCCGGCTACATGGCCGCGCTGCTGGCCGCCCGCGCCCAGCGCGTCACCACGCTGGAAACCGATGCCACGCTGGCGGCCCTGGCCCGCGAGAACCTGCGCCGTGCCGGTGTCGTCAACGCCAAGGTCGTGGAAGCCGATGGCAGCAAGGGCCTGCCCGGTGAAGCACCGTTCGACGTCATCGTGCTGTCGGGCTCGGTGGCCGAGCTGCCGCAGGCCCTGCTCGACCAGCTGAAAGAAGGCGGCCGGCTGGTCGCCATCGTCGGCCAGCAGCCGGTGATGCAGGCGGTGCTGGTCACCCGCACCGGCGCCAGCGCCTTCCAGCGCCAGGTGCTGTTCGACACCGTCGCGCCGCGCCTGAACGGTTTCGGCGAACCCACCCGCTTCGCGTTCTGA
- a CDS encoding TetR/AcrR family transcriptional regulator → MPTGSAEPARAVRQRRKEARPHELLAAALEVFVEKGFATSRSEEVAARAGVSKGTLYLYYPSKEELLKAVIRHYLGEEVRAGALEVARHEDAEPAVLFGVLADWWQRVYDSPASGVFKLIMTEARNFPDISAFYLSEVIEPGSRLIGQMLERGVQRGRLRPMNIESVTHSVILPMVMLCLHKHAVGACMQLPERSFEPAQFIRDHIALVLRGVSVDDSLPK, encoded by the coding sequence ATGCCCACCGGTTCAGCCGAACCTGCCCGAGCCGTCCGCCAGCGCCGCAAGGAAGCGCGGCCGCACGAGCTGCTGGCCGCCGCGCTGGAGGTGTTCGTCGAAAAGGGCTTCGCCACCAGCCGCTCCGAAGAAGTGGCCGCGCGCGCCGGCGTGTCCAAGGGCACGCTGTACCTCTACTACCCCAGCAAGGAAGAGCTGCTGAAGGCGGTGATCCGCCACTATCTGGGCGAAGAGGTGCGCGCCGGCGCGCTGGAAGTGGCCCGCCACGAAGACGCCGAGCCGGCCGTGCTGTTCGGCGTGCTGGCCGACTGGTGGCAGCGGGTGTACGACAGCCCCGCCAGCGGCGTGTTCAAGCTGATCATGACCGAGGCGCGCAACTTCCCCGATATCTCGGCCTTCTACCTCAGCGAGGTGATCGAGCCCGGCTCACGCCTGATCGGCCAGATGCTGGAACGTGGCGTGCAGCGCGGCCGGCTGCGGCCGATGAACATCGAAAGCGTCACCCACTCGGTCATCCTGCCGATGGTGATGCTGTGCCTGCACAAGCATGCGGTGGGCGCCTGCATGCAGTTGCCGGAGCGCAGCTTCGAGCCCGCGCAGTTCATCCGCGACCACATTGCGCTGGTGCTGCGCGGTGTGAGCGTGGACGACAGCTTGCCGAAATAA